The DNA window GAGGTAGGAAACCACGCTGATGTAGAAGGTGACGGCGGCAAACCGCTGCCATTTGGCTCTCAGCAGCTCATTGATCGGCGCCACCGCCAGCATCTCATGGCGGTTCTGGAACAGGCCCAGAAAACACGACACTGAATAATGAGTAactgaataaaacaaagaaacccAGCAACCCTGCCATCGTTGCACGCAGGGTGTTGATGCGCCCGCACACGTTTTGAAATTATGTTTGGCATTTTGACCAAAACCAGTATTTCATCTctactttttaatttttcttttaacGTCTGGAATGGCTAAATAAACGTTTGAACGTTTTCTTATTCACCTCATTGCGACTGTTGTAGACCAGGATCTCCAGCACAGACGGTTCCTCTTCACATGTGTCGAGTGAAGACAGATCGTACAGGGAGGAGTACACCGGCCCGTAAGCCCAGTCCTTGAATTTACGTGACAAATGGCGAGCGTCCTCATCTTTGATCTCACGCCGGATGATGTGCTGAAACACCTGGAGGAATACGGACAAGCGGAAGCGATTGCGTTTGACCCGGACTTAAGGGCATGGCAGCTTATAGACATTTGACGATGCAAAAGTTTATCGCGCTGGTGCAGACTGGCACGCCCGGCACCTCATCGCACCCACCCCTATCTTCCCCAGCTTGGCAGCCATCATGAGCGGCGACATGCCGTCGTTGTTGAACACCGTCTCCAGGCTGCAGTCGGGGTAGAGCTTGGCACTCTTGATTAGCAGCAGGTCGTACATCTTTGTGAGGAAGCGCGTGTTGTCCTTGGTGTTGTCTGCAATGTGCACGAGAGCGTGCAGCACCGTGTTTCCTCGTGAATCCTGGCGCCGCAGGTCGGCCTTCTTGTGAGGATTCTCGGTCAGGTAGTGCACTATGTCGGGCTGGTTAGTGCATGCAGCCAGGGAGAGAGGCAGCTCACCtaagcagagagagagcgagagggagggagagggagagcacTCACTTCAAACTCAATTTCGAGGGggtgaaaataaatgcatttcagattaaaaatacacaaatcaaCAGGAGGGTTAATGAAGAACTGCAGCTGGCATCTGTATGTTTTCTGCACATCACGCTAAACATGGTTCAAAGATTTGACTTAAACCCCAGCTATTAAAACGGCACAATTAGCAGTTGTTTAAGGGAGGGGCGCAATGAGGCCAGAGTGCCATTAAGCAGCTGCTGAAGATGAGCCGTTGCCATGGGTGACAGATTACTTTGTCACCTCACATAGAAACGCTTCTCTTCATGGATTTGCTACGGGTGCATGCAGAGTGTTAGCGCGAGTCTAAATCCCATTAACCATCAGCCCTGCCAGGTTCCTGTTCGCCACGCTGCAAAGCTCCGCGGCAAATTACTCACACTGTGCCCGGACACGCTGGGGGGTTTGGGAATGACAACCGTGCTAAGTGCAAATAGAAATCATCTCCTCTGCGATGATAGAGCTGTATAATGCACTAAAGTAATCAAATCAGCAATTCTTGAAATTGGGTTGGGCGAAAAATACAACAGAGACCACAGCGAGTCATTTCCACCGGTTTCGTTTCTGCCAGTGTTTTTTGGAGTGTAACATTAAAAGTCAATCATATCTCCGATACGCGTGATTATATAATGTAATGTATAAATCACGTTCAAAATGGACGTGATTTATGCAGTCTAATCGCAGTATGTTGTTGCATGGAGTTGACTTAAACCCTTCCAACCAGGCAACAGTTCGCATTCCTCTGGGTTGCGTCTGGTTCCATGTCCCATAGGGGTGAATGCGCGTGTGAATGTTCCCTGTGATAAACTGCTGCGCCGTCAGGAATGTTCAGCACCTCTCACCCAATGCCGGTCAAAAATGACTTCAGTCGGCCCCAGAAGAgcacagacagatagataggtggaaaatgattttaaaaaatatgttaTAGATGTTTATATAAACATCAGGGGTGTTTGAGATTGGCTTTAAtgcaccagcagagggcagtgttgATCTTAGTTCAggggcttttattttcatgtgagCCAGGTTCTTACCAGAAGAGGGTCAAAAGAGGATGTTTACTTTTCTTAACTGTAGAACACTGACCTCTTTCAGTGGACGGCCTCTTGAACGCGTTACACAAAACTTGCGATGCAATAATGACGGCTTATCCTCCCATCCTTCTCAAAACATTTAGTCAGAAGGCAGACCTCACCTCTGAGAATAGGCAGGGTCTGCTGCCACTTCGCTGCTCTACAGAGGCCGGTGTTACTTTGCCAGGTCCATGTGTTAACTCTTTTAACTTGGCAACTGCTAAGCGCACGTCTCCAAACATTGACGCCAAGGACAAATAGCCActtgtgaaacaaacaaatcggAGCCAGTGTGGAAATTGAAACAGGGACCAGTGAAGTCATAGACGCCAAGCAAACACCACCCGCCATCAGTACCGGTGCATGAGGCAGAATATAGCAGCTTTAAGAACTCTCATATGCGTGTCTGGTATTTTATCACTTATCATataagtacaaaaacaaaaaaacagtaatACAGAAGAACACTAGTTAAATGATCATTACCGAAGTAGAAGTAGCCGCCCTCATCCTTGGGCTGGAAGAAGCGTCCCCTGGCCTGTGCGTAAACGTCCGCTCCcttctccaccagcagctccacaTACTGCTTACAGCGTCGCTCTATAGCGATGTGGAGCGCCGTCTGTCCTGCGAAGAAACACAGCGACGGAAAAACACGTTTAGCGTCGAAACTGATGCTTTGTGTTGTGCTTCAAAGGCTTTACCTGAAAGCACAGTTACTGTTTTTATGTCGATAGGAATTCTGTAAGAAGTTCCAAGAGTGAAACAACATTGgcgattttttttcttttttctcagaCACCCGGTTAGAATTCAGGGGTGTAAAAATGACTAAAAACCATTTGGGGGTACATTTATGTGCAACAGTGAAGAATGAACCTGAAATCTAAAGGTAAAAAAGATATCCTTCAGTGTTTCATCGCAAAATCAGGATTTGAAACTCGTCACTGgtagagctttaaaaaaaaagtcaatgatTGAACACAAGCAGGTACAAAACACTTAAAAGCTCTAAAAGCTTCAAGTTTCAGATGATGAAGAAATCAAATCTTTCCATACCTCTGTAGTAAACGTCCCTGAAGGGTGTATTTATGAACTCTCTCAGGTTCCCAGTCTTCTCTGCTATGTCCACCAGCACTGGGATGGTGACGTTCTGGCCGCCGTAAAGGTTCAACAGGGCTTTAGGCAGACAGGTCTTACCCGTGGATGGCTCTGTTAACGCAGTTAAATCCAAGAATGCTTTTAGTAAAAAGAAACTTACATATTCAAACAAAGGTACATTAACAGGACCCAAAAGTGTGCATCTGTATTACTGTCAAAGATTCACTGGAATTAACTTTAAAGGGAAAATGACTACCATATAACTAAACTGTCATTGTTCTGTGTAGTTGGTTGCCCACTATGAATcggaggttctgtccaaggtttctgcctgttaaagggaggtttttcctcGCTAAGGACAAGTAAATTCTTCACTATGATTCCAAAGAGGCTGCAAAGCCCCATTTTAGAGTCAACAGTGTGTTGTGAATTCTCTCTTCTCCATGTTACAAGCCTGGCAAacctctcagacacacacaggaagtgttcGTTTGTCTTGCCGCTGGCAGGAAAAGGACTCTGACGTCACCTTTTTCCTTCCCCCcaaaaagcagaaacagagaggagcagggaaaTACAAAGAGTCACGTTTCCGCTTCAGAGGGAAAGAAAATTCTAGATTCAAGAAAGAGAATTTTGACTCAAAAGAAAATCTATCTATTGAATCTGGATTTCAAACCTAAACccattttgttcttttgcagCCTTGCCAGAGGATCGTTCAGGCAGACAGATGCCACACGGACATCCAAGGACAGTTACAACCCACACACTTCGGTCTCACCTCTCAAATCCTCGTCCGTTAATCTCTTTTCACAACTTTGCAGGAATTCCAGCAGACCCTCGAGTGCCTCTGGGTCTGCACGCGACACGCAGTCGAAGAGAAGCGAGCGGTTGAATACTTTCATTACTTTGGGTGGATCTGAGCTCTGACCATCATCACAGGACAGCTCCGGTTTACTGgaaagaggcagaaagacacacGAGAAGCAAAGTTCCCTTTGAATTCAGAGATCCATGATCCACTGACAGGAAATAAGGGCTTGAATGTGTGGAACCATCTTTGGAGTCATCAACCGCACCCCACTGAATacacctcagtgtgtgtgtgtgtgtgtgtgtgcgtgtgtgtgtgtgtgtgacaggtaGAACAGCCAGGAACACACAGCAGCCTAAATATTACCTCAACGGCTGCTGCCGCCGGACCAACAACACGCTCTCTGTTAGATCAATGaatgggctgtgtgtgtgtgtgtgtgtgtgtgtgtgtcacacttCTGTCTacacagttttctttttatgacatttttCCGAACCAGCCCT is part of the Brachionichthys hirsutus isolate HB-005 unplaced genomic scaffold, CSIRO-AGI_Bhir_v1 contig_687, whole genome shotgun sequence genome and encodes:
- the LOC137917379 gene encoding transient receptor potential cation channel subfamily V member 4-like — translated: MESKGDIGMGRKLTPNILSCCLFQGRSVFFRRGQNVASTAATLCSVPARPALFVDSGDESANQPDSDAVPPLFELSDLFEGENASPSAQDTSQSSNVEQVQPGQPAENRQNLRMKFQGAFKKGISNPMDRLESTIYESNVVQGPKKAPMDSLFDYGTYRNTSNQKRRRKKLLRGKPELSCDDGQSSDPPKVMKVFNRSLLFDCVSRADPEALEGLLEFLQSCEKRLTDEDLREPSTGKTCLPKALLNLYGGQNVTIPVLVDIAEKTGNLREFINTPFRDVYYRGQTALHIAIERRCKQYVELLVEKGADVYAQARGRFFQPKDEGGYFYFGELPLSLAACTNQPDIVHYLTENPHKKADLRRQDSRGNTVLHALVHIADNTKDNTRFLTKMYDLLLIKSAKLYPDCSLETVFNNDGMSPLMMAAKLGKIGVFQHIIRREIKDEDARHLSRKFKDWAYGPVYSSLYDLSSLDTCEEEPSVLEILVYNSRNENRHEMLAVAPINELLRAKWQRFAAVTFYISVVSYLTTMIVFTLVAYYQPTNGT